In Danio rerio strain Tuebingen ecotype United States chromosome 9, GRCz12tu, whole genome shotgun sequence, the genomic window ctgttgaacactaaaaaaaaaaatgttttaaagaaagctaaaaacctgtaaccattgacttccaaagtatttgcttttcctccatggaagtcaatggttactggttttcagctttctttaaaatgacttctttagtgttcaagagaacaaagaaacccataaaggatGTAACCACACAAAGGACAGTAAATAGTAAGTTCATTTTTATATTTGGCTGAAATATGGCTTTCATTGGTTTGCAATTTTATAGCTTTCATTGGTTTGCAATTGCTACTGAAGATttgagaaattgaaaaaaaaaacagctgaggAAAGTTTCAGCTACtaagtttttattataaataaatgttattatgatGCTCGCCTTTAATGCAGATGTGTTTCATTGTTGCAACTTTCATTTAACTTAAAATAACATAACTTTCATTCGGCTTAGTgcttttattcatcagaggttgccacagtggaatgaaccactaacctATCCAGTATACAGTATgctttacacagaggatgcccttccagctgcaacccagaactggaaaacatccatacacactcactttcACGCATGTACTCATACAGTAtgtccaatttagttcatccaatttaactgtagtgcatgtctttactgtggaggaaaccggagcatccacaggaaacccaagcaaacacggggagaacatgcaaactccacgcagaaatgccaactgaaccagtcgggactcaaaccagcgaccttcttgctgaaagGCATCAGTGCTAACCACCAATCCACTGTGTCGCTATAACTTTACACTGTAAAGAATGCAGGGCTCCACACATTTTATTCATGTAGTCCCAACACAAAGCaaataacttaacaaatttaagtggattgcacATAAAACAATTTAGCTGTCTTAGAAAAATCTCCAAAATTatgttgtttctgctcattttaactTAGTCTGAAAAAGGAGCAAATGTTGTTTAGTGTACTAACAGATATGGTAACACTTTGTTTTgacggtccatttgagtattagtagactgtctgctaaatatctgatcctgctccttcaacagacatttaactgactataagaaactttgcaagtacattgtTTCTTACACTTACCCTAACccaaacctaacagtctacttataatctagaattggttggcatgtagatgcaaatgTAACtcaaaattaacttaaattcaacaaatgaaccattaaaataaagtgtgaccacagaAACATATACAGTAAATCCTATTAAATCAAAatgcaatattaaataaaaagttgagcTAATCAAGATCTGTTTGCACAAGGCAAcgaataaatgttttattgtcaGCTACTTCTATGAGTATAGACGCTCTCATGCTATTTTTAATGCCTGTAACTGCTGTATCTGTTCTTACACTATTCCGCTTACTATTACAAATATGCAACCGTGCAATATGCAAACCACTGTAGACTCCAAAACATACGATTATATCAGAAGTCTAAATTTCGTTCGTGACAggaaatgacaggaaaaaaacAGTGGGTGGAAAGCATTCTGCAAAACGCTTTGTGAAATTGACATGCAGGATCAATAGATTGGTAAATGTTTGCATTAATATAAACATTGTGGCGAAAAAAATAACCTTAGCTTCACTGATGAACATgtacacaacacacactgacTGCTTCATATGAAATACTTAACATTTAAATGCAAGTAAGAAGTGACCCAAAAGAACCAAagcaaatatatcaaaataaaagagCGTCTAAAGAAATGACTGCATTTGATTTGATCATATGTGAACTTTCCATCTTCCAAATTTCCAGCCTTCATTATAATCTGACGTGATGCAATACTTAGCAAGTGATCAGCAGATAAAGCATAATGAACGATTGCAAAACTGGAAAGGATCATTTCGAAAGTGCTGAATCTGCTTTCGAGTCTATCTGATTTTAATACTTTCCATAAATTTAGAAAATCGAATAATCTATTGACCGGGCTATGTGATAGGCTGAGAGTCAAACCACACCCTTAACCAAATTTTCCATCTCCtctactgtttttttcttcttctcaagtctcatttgatttttttccctTCGATTACACATATTGTGCAAATTGGCTACATTACTTGCAAAATTTGAGCACTTTACGGGCATTTGCAGTCAGCTTGAGGTTTCCTGCCACGTTACTGATGTCACAAAGCTTTCCAGAACTCACTCATGTATAAGAGACAGATACCCCCCTTCTCAGTTATTGCACGACACAATGATTATCACACTTATTATAATCTTTATATATATCCCACTGGGATTTGGTAAGTACCTTCTGGGCTTCaaaatggttttttaaaaaaaaatgttttattgcttTTCAGGCACAGATATTTTAGATGGAGACATCTTTACCCCTGTGGGTGGCAATTaaccattttattaatattatttttattattattattattattattattattattattattactattattagtagtattattagtaatgtaaacattagcttttgttacttaaaaatattattattattattattatgcagtaACCTGAAGTTAATGCAAAAGCCTAATTTTAAAGCTTCCTCAAGAATTCTCTTTTAGAATgcatacatttttcatttatttatttattattattattttaatattgagTTTAATTGAAACTATGTAAACTTGTTCTTTACTTTCAATACAATTGTTAAGTAGAATGATTATCCAAAGAAACTTGTAGAAAGAAGTGAGTGAGTTACAGTACATCCAATGCTTCATTCATCTCTTTGTTTTGCCTCCAGCTCTGGTTGTTTCTCAGCCTTATCGTGTGACAGGAAAAGATGGAGAAGTCTCCATGCACTGCTCTTTTAGATCCAAACTGAGGCCGGAAGAGGTCCAGGTTTCTGTGTATAAAGCATTGCATGGACACGAGAGGATCTGTAGCGCGTATGTCAACCTCTCAGAGCCCTACTTCGCAACAGATGGTCCAGTTCGCTGCAGAGGGAATATTAACTTTGGAGGAGTGGATCTGATCATCGCTGGACTGCGAGGGGAAGACACGGACGTCTATCGCTGCGAGATCGAGATCCTCTTTCCACCTCCATATCTCAGAGCGCTCGGGAACGGCACTGTTGTTTACATACAAGGTAAGCGAAATCTTGTTTTCAGTCTCTTACATGTGGGTTTTTACCAGTTTCACCTTTTTATATGCAGTTGGTAATGGTTTACAATAGAGTTTTGTGACAGGCTATTACAAATACcgaaatatctatctatctatctatctatctatctatctatctatctatctatctatctatctatctatctatctatctatctatctatctatctatctatctatctatctatctatctatctatctatctatctatctatctatctatatatatataaatattgtatatatatatatatatatatatatatatatatatatatatatatatatattgtttatatatatatatatatatatatatatatatatatatatatatataaactatatatatatatatatatatatatatatatatatatatatatatatatatatatatatgtttttatacatatttttaagcCTCTACATAGATTATACTAGCAAATTTGGTTCACTGataaagagtttattttaaaataaaaatacaaatgtgcgCATCTTTTACGTATTTTTATCTGGTTCCCTTCtacctttttctgttgaacacaattcATTCTGAAAACAATTGCTGGGAATACGTAGCAATTGAcatccattttttaaaacattctttaaaacatcgtcttttgtgttcaactgatgAAACTCAAACAGGTAATAAAATttagaatttagatttttttgattgAGTTATCTCTTTAAAGCGCTAGAGGGAGCCAGAGAGCAGAGTATAACATAAACGACTGAAGGAGGAAATCTGAGGTCACCTGAAAATACAAGGGTGGAAACGGGGCCTCCCCGGCGCACTCTTCTTTACAGCAATTGTGCTCTACATTTTTGATA contains:
- the cd28 gene encoding cytotoxic T-lymphocyte protein 4, encoding MIITLIIIFIYIPLGFALVVSQPYRVTGKDGEVSMHCSFRSKLRPEEVQVSVYKALHGHERICSAYVNLSEPYFATDGPVRCRGNINFGGVDLIIAGLRGEDTDVYRCEIEILFPPPYLRALGNGTVVYIQEIPNCLTAHNASTQSQRQSKSQTSYRETVENDIGPLLLLYIILIIISCSFFLQIAICKWRTSSSLAPMLSQKESYVKF